The Bos taurus isolate L1 Dominette 01449 registration number 42190680 breed Hereford chromosome 13, ARS-UCD2.0, whole genome shotgun sequence genome contains a region encoding:
- the OPTN gene encoding optineurin isoform X1: MSHQPLSCLTEKGDSPSETTGNGPPNLAHPNLDTFTPHELLQQMRELLIENHQLKEAMKLNNQAMKGRFEELSAWTEKQKEERLYFETQSKEAKERLTALSLENEKLKQELGTLTGKTERAFEDIIGDPKVPKAEVEQEVEQLKTQVARLQAEKADLLGIVSELQLKLNSSGSSEDSFVEIRMAEGEAAVAAKEIKPSPGPTRTDSVDTSKSAEGTRNYVEFEELTVSQLLHCLREGNQKVERLEVALKEAKERISDFEKKAKDHSETETQTEEHTEQEKEEEKDTKTIGSEVETLNLQVTTLFKELQEAHTKLSEAELMKKRLQEKCQALERKNSASPSELNEKQELVYKNKKLELQVESMRSEIKMEQAKTEDEKSRLGTLQLTHNRLLQEYNNALKTIEELKRRESEKVDKVVLQELSGKLELAEKALASKQLQMDGMKQTIAKQEKDLETMAVLRAQMEVYCSDFHAERAAREKIHEEKEQLALQLAVLLKENNAFEDGGSRQTLMEMQSRHGARASDADQQAYLVQRGAEDRNWLQQQQNIPIHSCPKCGEVLPDIDTLLIHVTDCII, encoded by the exons ATGTCCCACCAACCACTTAGCTGCCTGACTGAGAagggggacagccccagtgaaacCACAGGAAATGGACCCCCCAATCTGGCTCACCCAAACCTGGACACGTTCACCCCACATGAGCTGCTGCAGCAGATGAGAGAGCTTCTAATCGAGAACCATCAGCTGAAAG AAGCCATGAAGCTAAATAATCAAGCTATGAAAGGGCGATTTGAGGAGCTTTCAGCTTGGACagagaagcagaaggaagaaCGCCTTTATTTTGAGACTCAGAGCAAAGAAGCCAAAGAGCGTTTAACGGCACTGAGCcttgaaaatgaaaaactgaagcaAGAACTCGGAACGCTAACAGGGAAAACTGAAAGGGCATTCGAG GACATCATTGGGGACCCCAAGGTCCCCAAGGCAGAAGTGGAACAAGAAGTGGAACAGCTGAAGACCCAGGTGGCACGCCTCCAAGCTGAAAAGGCAGATCTGCTGGGCATCGTGTCTGAATTGCAACTCAAGCTGAACTCAAGCGGCTCCTCCGAAGACTCCTTTGTTGAAATCAGGATGGCT GAGGGCGAAGCAGCTGTGGCAGCAAAAGAAATCAAGCCAAGTCCTGGGCCCACAAGAACTGATTCCGTTGACAC GAGCAAATCTGCAGAAGGTACCAGGAATTATGTGGAGTTTGAGGAATTAACTGTGAGCCAGCTCCTGCATTGTCTAAGGGAAGGAAACCAGAAGGTGGAGAGACTTGAAGTTGCCCTCAAGGAAGCCAAAGAAAG AATTTCTGATTTTGAAAAGAAAGCCAAGGATCATTCTGAGACTGAGACCCAGACAGAGGAGCACACAgaacaagagaaagaagaggagaaagacacCAAAACT ATTGGAAGTGAAGTGGAAACACTGAACCTTCAGGTGACAACCCTGTTTAAGGAGCTTCAGGAAGCTCACACGAAACTCAGTGAAGCTGAGCTAATGAAGAAGAGACTTCAAGAAAA ATGTCAGGCCCTTGAAAGGAAAAATTCTGCAAGCCCATCAGAACTGAATGAAAAACAAGAGCtggtttataaaaacaaaaagttagaGCTCCAAGTGGAAAGCATGCGATCAGAAATCAAAATGGAACAAGCTAAAACAGAAGATGAAAA gtCCAGATTAGGCACTCTACAGTTGACACACAACAGGCTTCTTCAAGAATACAATAATGCACTGAAGACAATTGAGGAACTGAAAAGGAGAGAG TCAGAAAAAGTGGATAAGGTGGTGCTGCAGGAACTGAGTGGAAAGCTAGAACTGGCAGAGAAGGCCCTGGCTTCCAAGCAGCTCCAAATGGATGGGATGAAGCAGACCATTGCCAAGCAGGAGAAGGACCTGGAGACCATGGCTGTCCTCAGGGCTCAG ATGGAGGTTTATTGTTCTGATTTTCATGCTGAAAGAGCAGCAAGAGAGAAGATTCATGAAGAAAAGGAGCAGCTGGCATTGCAGCTGGCAGTTCTACTGAAAGAAAACAATGCTTTCGAAGATGGAGGCAG CAGGCAGACCTTGATGGAAATGCAGAGCCGTCACGGGGCGAGAGCAAGTGACGCTGACCAGCAGGCTTATCTCGTTCAAAGAG GAGCCGAGGATAGAAACTGGCTGCAGCAGCAACAAAATATTCCAATTCATTCTTGCCCCAAATGTGGAGAAGTTCTGCCTGACATAGATACACTACTGATTCATGTTACGGACTGTATCATTTAA
- the OPTN gene encoding optineurin isoform X2 — translation MSHQPLSCLTEKGDSPSETTGNGPPNLAHPNLDTFTPHELLQQMRELLIENHQLKEAMKLNNQAMKGRFEELSAWTEKQKEERLYFETQSKEAKERLTALSLENEKLKQELGTLTGKTERAFEDIIGDPKVPKAEVEQEVEQLKTQVARLQAEKADLLGIVSELQLKLNSSGSSEDSFVEIRMAEGEAAVAAKEIKPSPGPTRTDSVDTSKSAEGTRNYVEFEELTVSQLLHCLREGNQKVERLEVALKEAKERISDFEKKAKDHSETETQTEEHTEQEKEEEKDTKTIGSEVETLNLQVTTLFKELQEAHTKLSEAELMKKRLQEKCQALERKNSASPSELNEKQELVYKNKKLELQVESMRSEIKMEQAKTEDEKSRLGTLQLTHNRLLQEYNNALKTIEELKRRESEKVDKVVLQELSGKLELAEKALASKQLQMDGMKQTIAKQEKDLETMAVLRAQMEVYCSDFHAERAAREKIHEEKEQLALQLAVLLKENNAFEDGGRQTLMEMQSRHGARASDADQQAYLVQRGAEDRNWLQQQQNIPIHSCPKCGEVLPDIDTLLIHVTDCII, via the exons ATGTCCCACCAACCACTTAGCTGCCTGACTGAGAagggggacagccccagtgaaacCACAGGAAATGGACCCCCCAATCTGGCTCACCCAAACCTGGACACGTTCACCCCACATGAGCTGCTGCAGCAGATGAGAGAGCTTCTAATCGAGAACCATCAGCTGAAAG AAGCCATGAAGCTAAATAATCAAGCTATGAAAGGGCGATTTGAGGAGCTTTCAGCTTGGACagagaagcagaaggaagaaCGCCTTTATTTTGAGACTCAGAGCAAAGAAGCCAAAGAGCGTTTAACGGCACTGAGCcttgaaaatgaaaaactgaagcaAGAACTCGGAACGCTAACAGGGAAAACTGAAAGGGCATTCGAG GACATCATTGGGGACCCCAAGGTCCCCAAGGCAGAAGTGGAACAAGAAGTGGAACAGCTGAAGACCCAGGTGGCACGCCTCCAAGCTGAAAAGGCAGATCTGCTGGGCATCGTGTCTGAATTGCAACTCAAGCTGAACTCAAGCGGCTCCTCCGAAGACTCCTTTGTTGAAATCAGGATGGCT GAGGGCGAAGCAGCTGTGGCAGCAAAAGAAATCAAGCCAAGTCCTGGGCCCACAAGAACTGATTCCGTTGACAC GAGCAAATCTGCAGAAGGTACCAGGAATTATGTGGAGTTTGAGGAATTAACTGTGAGCCAGCTCCTGCATTGTCTAAGGGAAGGAAACCAGAAGGTGGAGAGACTTGAAGTTGCCCTCAAGGAAGCCAAAGAAAG AATTTCTGATTTTGAAAAGAAAGCCAAGGATCATTCTGAGACTGAGACCCAGACAGAGGAGCACACAgaacaagagaaagaagaggagaaagacacCAAAACT ATTGGAAGTGAAGTGGAAACACTGAACCTTCAGGTGACAACCCTGTTTAAGGAGCTTCAGGAAGCTCACACGAAACTCAGTGAAGCTGAGCTAATGAAGAAGAGACTTCAAGAAAA ATGTCAGGCCCTTGAAAGGAAAAATTCTGCAAGCCCATCAGAACTGAATGAAAAACAAGAGCtggtttataaaaacaaaaagttagaGCTCCAAGTGGAAAGCATGCGATCAGAAATCAAAATGGAACAAGCTAAAACAGAAGATGAAAA gtCCAGATTAGGCACTCTACAGTTGACACACAACAGGCTTCTTCAAGAATACAATAATGCACTGAAGACAATTGAGGAACTGAAAAGGAGAGAG TCAGAAAAAGTGGATAAGGTGGTGCTGCAGGAACTGAGTGGAAAGCTAGAACTGGCAGAGAAGGCCCTGGCTTCCAAGCAGCTCCAAATGGATGGGATGAAGCAGACCATTGCCAAGCAGGAGAAGGACCTGGAGACCATGGCTGTCCTCAGGGCTCAG ATGGAGGTTTATTGTTCTGATTTTCATGCTGAAAGAGCAGCAAGAGAGAAGATTCATGAAGAAAAGGAGCAGCTGGCATTGCAGCTGGCAGTTCTACTGAAAGAAAACAATGCTTTCGAAGATGGAGGCAG GCAGACCTTGATGGAAATGCAGAGCCGTCACGGGGCGAGAGCAAGTGACGCTGACCAGCAGGCTTATCTCGTTCAAAGAG GAGCCGAGGATAGAAACTGGCTGCAGCAGCAACAAAATATTCCAATTCATTCTTGCCCCAAATGTGGAGAAGTTCTGCCTGACATAGATACACTACTGATTCATGTTACGGACTGTATCATTTAA